DNA sequence from the Pungitius pungitius chromosome 3, fPunPun2.1, whole genome shotgun sequence genome:
GCCTTTGCATGAGATCATGTTTCACAATATCCTGTTGAGCCACAGATGTCCACTTAGGAGGAGCGCGTTAGCCGAGGAAAACCTGTTAGCATTCAAACACGAGAGCTAAACAAAAGCCTGGCAGACCGAACcagcaaacaggaagtaggaagCCAGCTCAGCTTAAAGAAGAATTGACCAATTGGAGAAGCGCAGGGCGAAGAATGCGACCTTTCACTCCTTGGTGGGTTTGTCTGGTAAACAGCAGGGAAGGCAAACTGAAAGTAGGTGTCATATTACAgttaatcctcctcctcctcctcctccttcatctcagCTGCCTTCCCACAGAAAAGCATGGCGACGGGGTACTTCGGCAACCATcaccatcttttcttttttttttaaactatctGTACACACGTTGTATCTCACATGCAGGTCACTTGTGGACTCAGTGTTTCAGCTGCTTTCTTGTGATCTACATCACGACCCGTCTGTGCAGGACAGAACGTCACTGCAGTCTTATCAGATTACACCACTTTTGATCCGTAAACCACGTGCTATATTGTAAGAGCCCGACCTGCTTGCCTGACTAAGTACTGCAAGGTACAACAGCCATCACCTCTTTTTACGTCCTCACAGAGAAGCACGGCTGAAGCTTTGTGTACTTAAGTTTGTTGTGGAAAAGCTTTCAACAGCAATATGGAGGCACAATAGACAAAATATAGGTGTCACGCTGTGTGTAATCTTTTGTCTCTGACTGCATAGAACAATATTTGTCGAGGGCTATgacaaatattatatatttaagtaATTCATTTTCCGATATTTGTTTTGATTAAACGTTGAATTCATAATAGGTCTGAAATGTTTAAATGGTTGTCACAAGTTCAGCTCGCAGTAACTTGTTTAACTGGATGCTTTGTCATACAACCAAACAATGACAAATAAAGCAGCAAATCCATTTCAGAGACTAAAACAGCATGGAGATACAATGATGTCATACACATAATGATAATTGTTTACAATGCAATAATTAGCAAAGTTGTTGACTTAATTTTCTGACAACTAACTAATAGAAAAAAGACCCTTGTTTTTTTGATGTTGCCTAATTTTGATAGAGAATCTGGGAAAATCCTCAAACAATTGCGTAATGAGTCTATACACATAATATGCAAaactttatatttaattatcattaataattaaataaaaggatCATGGGTACAGTCAAACTCCGAGAGGCTTTAGCAGCCACGCTCACCTGACATGCAGTTCCTCGGGACAGCAGCACGGGCTGAGATGGGCTCTGCTGTCGCATCCTGTGGTCCTGACAGAGGAGGTcagtggggggggcaggaggtccGGGGAGGGATACACCCGACCACTCTGTGATGATTTCATCAATGAGATCTGTAAAAATACATACAGTGTGTATCAGTGAAATAATGTTAGTGCAAACAAAAGGGAGCACTGATCTATTAATTGTATGTCAGTTTAGTTGCACAGACTTCATATTTCTGTAGTTGCAGGCCTGACTCATCTTGACAGAAATTATAAAACGGTGTTATCAGGCGGTACAGGGGGCCAGAGATGGTTTGTGCCTGCTGGTATCGCACTACTGAATAAATCACTGTGACAATGCTGCCCCTTATGCTATCATATGTGTTTATAAGACATACTACATAGTAGTAGAGATAGTACTGAATATTGACAATTACGTGAGAAGTGAATTCATCATTGGATCACCAAATCGTAAATACATCTGCCAGATCAAATTAAACATGAGCTCGTAGATCCTTTAACTAACCAGAGGCTCtgtaagaaacacaaaaaaacaaggaagcAGAAATACTGATACTGGTTTTATTAAACTCGACACGAGGTCATCTCAGGTTGCACTTAACAATATTGCCTcacaacccaccccccccaaccacacacacacacacactacctaaTCTCTACTGAGCAACAATATAAAAAGCAAGGACCGAGACTCACCAAAGTCAGAAGGCCCTCGCGGCTCTGCGGGACAAACACAACAAGTGTTAATAGTTGAACAACAACATGTCCCCAGTGGAGCGGTAGCAGCGGGACCCAGAGCGGGACCCAGAGAGCTCCGATCCCGGGTAATGGGTGTTGGCTGCTCTGACAAATCACATGCCTGCCGATGACGTAATCAccgccaaacacacacacacaatcacccccccccccccccaaaaaaaacaaataaacacaagacATTGAAACCTACCAGGGCCCCCGTTGAAGATGTCCATGTcgttcatcgtcgtgaatgGTCCTTAAAGACCTCAGTGTCCTTGAATCCTTTTTGAACCGGATGATGTCCTTCTGTGTTGGGACGTGTCTCTCTTCTGAACAAAGCTCCGGTGGCGGGACGGAACACCAGTCGGGCTATGAACCCGGCACACGGCTCGGTACCGACTGGTAGGTGCCGTCTGGCGGATGTGACTCCATGTGGCGGAGGACTTCTAAAACGTCGTTTGCTTCACTTTTTGGTTTCGTAGCAGCctcgctctgattggctgaatcGGGGTATTGGAAATCCCCCCTACGTCATCTCCTAGAGAaatcccccccactcccctcctcctcctcctccatggggAGGACAGGCACCTCTAGCAGGTAGGACTGGGAGGAGAGAATAGTGTATTTCTTTCTTCAATAAGTGTTTGGATAAGCAAATTTAAAAATGAGCCCTTCGGCATTAAATGTAGCGAACGCCTGCTCTTCCTTTACCgagaaaattacattatttcTTCATCCTGGTTTTGCATCGTGCCACTATAACGCCCCACAATGTGAAAGCCAATTTGTCAAATGGGCCAATAAGCTCGCTACACGACGATGACGGACTGCCCTTAAAGACAGCGACCTGTTCGGTTCCTGTGAAGTTGAGCGACTCAACAGTGACACTTGCTGGAAACACTGCTTATAGGAAATGGAAAGTGACCGTTGCAGCGTTTACAGGAAGTAGGGACCAAGCAAaattaatacaataaaaaaatcccAATCTAAGAGATCAGCACCATgataaggaggaaaaaaaataaactaaagaaGCCACCCCATAATAGTTTTAGATCATTGTGAAAGCTCTTTGTGAACGAAGAGAGATGTGAAAGATCACAAACGACTCTCATATCCCAAACTAGGAAGTGGTATGTTAGAAATAATCCTCATCCACATTAGGGCATCAGATGGTTCTTGAAAATGCCAAACCAGCCTGACAACTAAACTGCCATTAGTGTGAGACTAATCATTTTGATTGCGTTAAAGAGGTTTGATTTGTGCTAGTTGCACCATTTTTTCCACTTTGttgtataacacacacacatattgcttGTATCTAGTATTTAATCCCAGCATGCTGCACATAGCTTGCTCAGCATAAAACCCTACTCCATAATCTGCATCCTGCTTAAGCAAAGAAATTACCTGCAACatcaattttaaatatttaagtttCAGGTACAAGTAGTGTTTCTTGTACAAACTTGAACttgtaaaaaaagaatttaaatcACACTTATGTTTTACTATAAACACGAGTGAATCAAAATTTAATATGTACGAACAAGGAAACCTATTTGTTTCAGAATTTACAGCACTCAGAATTAAAACAAGAGACTGGAGTAGTTCCACCTGACTCCACTGCGCCTGCCAAGGTGATCAATTTTGGAGCTTGAACGTGAATCAATTAGAAAATTAGACATTGGATGAGGGGATGAAATTACAATTAGACTCTTGAATTAGCTAAAGCTACACGGATTTGACAACATTAACATGACAAGCTGAAATTCTGTGCAGTTTGACgacaaaaaaaatgcttcagtgactgaaaaataaaaatcaagtcATTgacaatattaatatatttatattaataccAACAAGGCTGTTATTTTTTACGTTCAAGTTAAGAACATTAAGCATTTGTTTAAAGTTGAGGGTAGTAGTCACTGTCTGGTGGGTAGCGTCCTGTAGGGTTGTCCATCTCGTCTCCAGTGCCCACGTCTGCTCTATTTTAACCTCCTCCGTGGCTCACAACCTTTCCAGTTTTCCTCCAGCACTACTCAGCGGGTTCCAGGCAATCCGAAACACGATGCTCAcatggaatgaaaagaaaacttcaCAGGGAATCTAcacaaagaaaattaaaaaaagctacACTTAGCCTCTTTTTTTACtctgtatataaaaaaaagttgtaaaacTGAAACCAGTTGTCCTCCCAACCTCTACTCCAAGACATTGTTACCCAAGAAATCATACAGATACAGTACATCACGTTTTGTTTTACTTCACTTGAACTTCAAAACGAGAGGGCCAGGAACAAAAATAAGAATTTACCAAGTCTACACTGAATATCATTCTCTGTGGATCCAAACAGAAATCCCAGTGAACAGCTGaactgcacttttttttttttttttagttgtggcGTCCATGACAGCTTGACGacttcccccctccctgcctaATTTCCACATGTCCTCTTCGCCCCACAAGTGAGGGCTGGGGAGGCAGATGAGCGTCGTCTCGCTTAAtcattcttcttctccccctctgGTTTGTCTGtgatggcggcggcggtggaggcCAGAGCAGGGTCAGCCGTTTCCGTGACGTCCGGGACGCGCTCCACTCCGCTGGTGCCAAACTCATTGAACCTGTTGGGATCAACCCGATAGATCCAGCGCTGGTAAAGGTAGACAAAAAACACCACGTCTGTAGGAAGAGAAAAAGGTTAGCCCAGTGGaattaaaatgcaatattcCCTTATAACCAGTTGTCATCAAGCACAAACCTATTTAGTCAAAGTGACTAAAGCTTGATTATCATGAACAAAATCCAGTGGCGGCCTTGTATTCATTACCTGGGCCTTCTGTTCATACTAACTTTCTTAGACAAATCACGGCACACGTTATTGCTGCGCTGTAGGTTGATGCAGACGGACTTCGGAGGCTAAGTAGTTACCACTGGCACGTCAAAGAATACACCCACCATGTCAAATTAAAGACCTGGTTGGTTGAAGACTGACAATTATCCATATTGTCCCCATACACAATAAGGTCCAAAGCTACCAAAACAGTGATTCTCAAGTGGTGGGCCGTGGGTCTGGAAATACACAATTAATTTAAAGCCGAGGTTGCTAACTAGCGAACTGGACACAGAAGTTAGCTTTTTCAAATAAGCTAAATGGCTTCAAATGATTATTCAATGTCCTCTAATCcttcaaattaatttcattgAAACTGCAACATGTAGATGAGGGAAGACGTACCATCTCTGAGGCATCCTATCCTGTACATCATTGGCATCTTGATGACAAAGGCAAACAGGTCATCAATAAAGGTGTTGAGAGCCTTGTAGGTGAGCATCCTCCATGGGAGGTGAGCCACAGACTTCATTTTGTAGTTGATGAATAGCTGTGGCGTCATTGTAATGaaacctgaaaaagaaaaagcacatgaGATGGAAGCCACCAGTTAGGAAATACACGCAACCGAAGCAGTAAACTGGACAAGCAATAGGACCAAGTAGTCTATTTATACACAGCACATTAGTGGAGGCAGTTGGGAATTGGATATGCAACCATGATGcaaacatgaaaacatcagCTGAATGAAGATCAGAGACAAGGGACCATTAGAATAATCAGCTGTATCTCCAGCCTTAGAAAATAGATTAACAGAAAATAGGAACATAACCAATagttaatttaataaacattaagaaaatattaaattagTTGGGCATAAGACTGAGTTGAATTTTAGCAGTTCACTGTGCAGATAAGTTGTAATCTTAACAAAGACATGTGAAAAAGTGTGTTGCTTCATCTAAAAAGGATTCCCCGATGACAAAAATCTATTATTTTTTAtccaacatttattttcttagtCCTGGATGttagtttaatatttttaagatatattacagtaaatgaaaaataatgataGCTATCAGCAATAAAGTCTTGTCAACTGGTATTTAGGGAGTTTGAAAGGCCTAAAAGTaccctgaatattttaattGATAAAGACACTGTATACTAAAGTGTTCCTATCATCTTCTAATTTACGTTAGCTACAATGCACCTGCGTAAACCATCAAGTTTATtggtttcattttccttttatagTTAAGCTGTAATATTATTTTGTTGTACCATTAGAATACATCAAGTATGTGCAATTAACCAATCAATAACTTTTAACTCCTGTCAATCATATATATTGTTCTAAAACAGAAAATGACACCAAAGACAAATGACACCAAAGACAAAACGATAATAGTTAAGTATAGAATTGCTTCAGACATACTTACCAAAGGTTAACAAGAAGCCATAGAGCATGCTGAGGACCCATGAGTACCAGCCTTTGTGCTCTACATACAATAGACTGTAGATGGCGTAGCAGCCAAACAGAGGGTAGAGCAACCACGACAGGTACCTGAAGGCCATCTGTGTCAGGAGACAAGGGGGTTTTATGAGAAACAAAATAGTTAGAAATGTACCAATTCAGTTATTGCATTTATCCCAACTGAGACATATTTCATAAGGGCTTGCCCCTGTCAAAACACCTTGTCCACTACAGCTAAGAGCTCCAGGAAGGGTAAGAAGCTCACATAAGTGAGaacgattttttttaaatagtctaCACGTGGCTGGTGTTAAGAGTTCTGTAGTTTGAGTATTGGTTTCACTCACATCGTCGTAGATCTTGGTTGAAGACTGCACGTATGTGGACTTGTCTTTGAACACCAATCGGGGAAACACCCCCGCAATTTTGTTCTCTCTGTCCAactagagaaagaaaaacatagtGGTAACCGGTGTTGGAAAATATACAGGTGCAATAGGTCAGcattcagatttaaaaaaataagggaaagtgcaaaaaaaaactcctcaaaTGCAATTGTCGGGCTTCAAGGTCTTTGCAAAGTAATTCTAGTCGATTCTACTAATTTTCATTCAAACCaattaaacattcacattcCCTTCTTGTGCTGCTTACCTTGACGTCCATGACCTTGGTGATTTTCCACAGGTCAATGAGAAGGCCGATGAAAACGCTGACCTGAACAACGAAGTTAGTTTCGTTGTCCAGGATGTACAGAAGCACGACCAGAGACTGAAAGACTCCAAATATGATGGAACGCACAGAGAGGCCTTCGAGAGACTGTCTGCTGTTCCAGAACTGGATatctgaggaggagatgatggcaAGTTAAAGGTGGAGTGCAGACAAACGTTGTGCAAgctatattttgttgttgtcatgttACTGTGTCCGTACCATTCTTGAAGGCAAGAAACTCAAAAATGCTGTGCACAATAGAGACAACAATGGTGAGTCCCAGCAGGTACGGGTTGGTTTCCAAAAGGGCCACCTATGAAAAGAGCGTTGTTAATAGTCAATGGCAGATCAAAAAATCTcatctctttgtttttaatcagaAAACAGATGCATTATATTTTTCTGCATTTATAGCTACAAAGTAGTTTTAATATAGTAAAACTGTCCAGGCATTTAGCACTGGAACCAAAAATAAGTCATTTTATTCAATTGTGTAGCAGTACAATTACAAGTAAATGTTCACACCGGAGCTGAAGATTGCGGCTTTTATGCGTCCATATGGACTTGGTTATCCTAATTAGCTAggtgtcctctgtgtgtgtgtgtgtgtgttgcctaaGCCCCGCCTTCGACAAAGAAAGCTGACAAGAGAACAGAGGCAGCGCAATGTTGGTGAcaataatttatattttaagtgAATATATCGCATTTGATCACGCTCATTTACATACATTGTgcgataaataaatatattgattatTGGCATTATCGACAGGCCTAGACGGACACAACTACCTGTTGGTTGGAACGTCAGACCCAGAAGCAAATACAAAAACCACAACATTGTTGTCATCACATGTATTGCAACTCCTTGTTTCTGCTCTCTGCCTCCACGACGTCTTACCTTGACGGAGTCTTGGTCGTCATCGGACTGCTCATACGTGTCATCGGGCAGGAAGTTCCACGGGGAGCGTGCATTCTGGGCAGCGTACAGCTGCCAACGCCACAAGGACAGCGGACAGTAGGCgaggcgcagcgggagcgtggtCAGGGTGTCGTTGATGGGAAAGTGGTCCTTCTGAAGGTTCCAGTAGTCATTGAAGTACACGATGGGATAGTAGTCGCCACTTACCGCATCAAACTTGACATCTAGGAATAGAAGAACGGAGAGGTCCAAGACGGTGTCACGGAAAAAGAACACAACTCTTTGATTAGCTGCTGAGGTTGTGACCTGGCGGAGTGAGAGGAACTTACGCTGGTCAAGAGGAGGTGGAACAGAGCCCTTAACCCAGGCGGTGTGGTCGTCTACCATGTTGATGGTGAGGTTGGGGTGCCAATGAGAGATGATCTCCACCGGGCCATGGCTCTCTGCTCGCTGGAAGGAAACATTTGATGTGACATGTCAGTAATGAGCTACAGCACCATCTACAAAGAACAGAGCGTCTTCTATTGAGTATGGGACCAATAGAAAATATATTCCATCTAGACACGCCATTTATTCCCCTTCACAATtagaattcatttaattttcaaaACGACATATTTGGTGGAATTTCTTGTTTACTTGATCAGCCCATATGAGAGATGCCGATAGTCATATATACATGCAAAGCTACTATCAGTCATATATTAGCGTGGTCAATTAATTATACTAGCTGCTCACTGTACAAAAGCATTCAGTAGAACAAAAATATCAACCTTGATCACTTCGGGATCTGCTTCAGTCTCGCCTGTTAGCAGATTCTTGGTCTTCATAAACTTCCGTCGCTTGAATTTATTCAGCACTGAAGAGGTAAACAAGTAAAGGTTGACACTTCAAATATGAAATGATCACATATTTTGCCATTGTTAAAACTGCTGTTAAAATTGTAAAATTGGTGTGTTCTTCATATGTGCTTACTGCGTGTTGAATGAACGGTTGCCAGTCTGCGATACTGCCCCTTGCGTTTTGGGTCTGGGTGGAATCCACTTTTAGTGAAGTACACATGCATGTAAAGGGAACCATTCTGCTTCACACTCTGCAAGTAAACGCCAAACAAGAACAATTAGAGTAGCAGAGAAAAACGTTGTCTTTAAAAATCCCTTAGGTTCATTGCAGTCTTTCCCGCGCTTCACAAATGCCACAACCTTAACGAACACCTGTTCCCTCTGTAGATTAGTCTACAGTGTGTCGTCTCTCTTCCACAGCATCACTCATCACTCACATTCCACCTTCCCTTAATTCTCACCTCTGGGATGTCTAGCTCCTTGTAGGTCTCGTAACATCCATCCCCATTCTCCCCAATTGTCCAATCTCCATAGACCAAGTCCCTGTGGAACCAGAACAGGGCTTCTGTGTTGTTGAAGTCGGCAAACACTTCGTCTTGGGACAGATACACGTACAGATCCTGCAGGCAGAGTAAGGAAGGTGTTGATGATATTAGAGCCACGGGAGAGCAAGTAAGCAAGCCTGCATGAAAGATACAGCACTGGTTTTCTTTCAATACTTTAGAGATTAgagtaaccctaaccctacaaTAAAGGAATAAAAATTAACAAGTTcaataaaatagaaaacactACTGTCTGTGTAGCTAAAGACATTGGATGTATGTAATACCATCAGGGTGTCTTTGGGGAACAGGTTCCTGCTCGGTACTCTAGGGGCCCCGGCTGGGGTGTTGGGGTCTGGAGTTGAGGGCCCTCGACGAAACCAGCTACTGATTGCCCAGATTACGAAGATTCTGGAAAAACAAGTTAACAGAGTGGGGCCAGATACTTTTGTTTAAGATCAGAAgtgcaaaaacatatttttgttcTTCACTAGCTGCTTGTTGGTCGTTAAAGTAACTGCTTGCATAAGACAGGAAACTCAACCATAGGGT
Encoded proteins:
- the clptm1 gene encoding putative lipid scramblase CLPTM1 — translated: MAEQESEATKASAGNGEVSSNGTAATTDDQTVQTTENAVDPQQQPPPQPAPNAWQVIKGVLFRIFVIWAISSWFRRGPSTPDPNTPAGAPRVPSRNLFPKDTLMDLYVYLSQDEVFADFNNTEALFWFHRDLVYGDWTIGENGDGCYETYKELDIPESVKQNGSLYMHVYFTKSGFHPDPKRKGQYRRLATVHSTRMLNKFKRRKFMKTKNLLTGETEADPEVIKRAESHGPVEIISHWHPNLTINMVDDHTAWVKGSVPPPLDQHVKFDAVSGDYYPIVYFNDYWNLQKDHFPINDTLTTLPLRLAYCPLSLWRWQLYAAQNARSPWNFLPDDTYEQSDDDQDSVKVALLETNPYLLGLTIVVSIVHSIFEFLAFKNDIQFWNSRQSLEGLSVRSIIFGVFQSLVVLLYILDNETNFVVQVSVFIGLLIDLWKITKVMDVKLDRENKIAGVFPRLVFKDKSTYVQSSTKIYDDMAFRYLSWLLYPLFGCYAIYSLLYVEHKGWYSWVLSMLYGFLLTFGFITMTPQLFINYKMKSVAHLPWRMLTYKALNTFIDDLFAFVIKMPMMYRIGCLRDDVVFFVYLYQRWIYRVDPNRFNEFGTSGVERVPDVTETADPALASTAAAITDKPEGEKKND